A single genomic interval of Psychrilyobacter piezotolerans harbors:
- the nifU gene encoding Fe-S cluster assembly scaffold protein NifU, whose amino-acid sequence MMYTKKLMDHFMNPRNVGVMENPDGYGKIGSPSCGDMMEIFLKIEDEVIIDAKFRTFGCASAIASSSVTTEMIIDKTIEEALQLTNKSIAENLDGLPASKLHCSVLAEEVINAAIEDYTSRK is encoded by the coding sequence TTGATGTATACAAAAAAATTAATGGATCATTTTATGAATCCTAGAAACGTTGGAGTAATGGAAAATCCTGATGGATATGGAAAAATAGGAAGTCCATCTTGTGGAGATATGATGGAGATCTTCTTAAAAATAGAAGATGAAGTAATCATAGATGCAAAATTTAGAACATTTGGATGTGCATCAGCTATTGCCTCCTCATCGGTAACTACAGAGATGATCATAGACAAAACTATAGAAGAAGCATTACAATTGACAAATAAATCTATTGCAGAAAATTTAGATGGTTTACCAGCATCAAAATTACATTGTTCAGTTTTAGCTGAAGAAGTTATAAATGCAGCAATAGAGGATTATACATCTAGAAAATAA
- a CDS encoding C-GCAxxG-C-C family protein, which translates to MEKKTIENYKCGYNCSQAILKSCSHELEIDEEALIKLSSGLGFGMYTGQTCGAVTAANIIFGLKYGSSDYNDKDSLRKVYKMIKTFETSFKEKNFSLNCGELKKVYKVDCEVLIKTSAEILKELLNK; encoded by the coding sequence ATGGAAAAGAAAACAATTGAAAATTACAAATGCGGATATAACTGCTCCCAGGCAATTTTAAAATCATGTTCTCATGAGCTTGAAATTGATGAAGAAGCACTTATAAAACTATCTTCCGGTCTTGGTTTTGGAATGTATACCGGGCAGACATGTGGAGCAGTAACTGCAGCAAACATAATATTTGGACTGAAATACGGAAGCAGTGATTATAACGACAAGGACAGTTTAAGAAAAGTTTATAAAATGATAAAAACTTTTGAAACATCTTTTAAAGAAAAAAATTTTTCATTGAATTGCGGTGAGCTTAAAAAAGTCTATAAAGTGGATTGTGAAGTTTTGATTAAAACTTCTGCTGAAATATTGAAAGAACTTTTAAATAAATAA
- a CDS encoding DUF1858 domain-containing protein, producing MIDENFLLKMNIQELFKKYPFIVEIFENYGLKCRGCTFSEKVTLEEALESSKLPSKEIIEEILEHLEILP from the coding sequence ATGATAGATGAAAATTTTCTTTTGAAGATGAATATTCAAGAACTTTTTAAAAAGTATCCTTTTATCGTAGAAATTTTTGAAAATTACGGATTAAAGTGTAGGGGATGTACTTTTTCTGAAAAGGTAACCTTAGAAGAAGCTTTAGAAAGTTCTAAATTACCTTCGAAAGAAATTATTGAAGAAATATTGGAGCATTTGGAAATACTTCCTTAG
- a CDS encoding DUF134 domain-containing protein: MNRKKKRCCRFLENEIVYKPVGISMKEIDLNNIEADEFEAIRICDYEGKSQIEASELMGISRGTIQRLLNSGRKKIVDSFLNEKAIVIKNKH, translated from the coding sequence ATGAATAGAAAAAAGAAGAGGTGTTGTCGATTTTTGGAAAATGAAATTGTATACAAACCAGTAGGTATTTCAATGAAAGAGATAGATCTAAATAATATTGAAGCCGATGAATTTGAAGCCATTAGAATCTGTGATTACGAAGGAAAAAGCCAGATAGAAGCCAGTGAATTGATGGGGATCTCCCGTGGAACTATTCAAAGGTTATTGAATTCCGGAAGAAAAAAAATTGTCGATAGTTTTTTAAATGAAAAAGCTATTGTTATAAAAAATAAGCATTAA